TTTGGTGAGATCGTCGCAATATGATTGCAATAGAAGTAGATAAACGATAACATTACTGCCCAGCCCTACCTGTTTGcatatatgaatatttaatataaaaaaagaattagTTTGAATGTGAAAATGCCTCTAAATGataattttctgtttctgttaccTAGAGAGGAGGAGCACTCTTCAACACAGCTGTGACAAAGGTACGTTCTTCTGCAAAACTGCTTAATAGGCATTCACATTAGTGAAGCTTAATGCACTGTTGTCTCCAATATGTATAAATAATTggatataaaacatattaatgTCTGTTTTAGAATTGACAGTGGATGGAATGGGAGCATTGTTCATACCTACTCTATGTTTTATGAGCAGTACAATGTGGTTATGTGCCGTACAATAGGTGGTCAGGGTGCCCTTTCATGTTATCGCCCTCTGTTACTGTGCGAGGCTCTCTTATCCAGCCTTTTGTCTCCGTGTTTTTGCCACAGGGATCAAAGCATTTCTTGATGTTACATGAAACCAGAACAGAATGTTAATGCACCATGTTTTGATtagtaatctgtgtgtgtgtgtgtgtgtgtgtgtgtgtgtgtgtgtgNNNNNNNNNNNNNNNNNNNNNNNNNNNNNNNNNNNNNNNNNNNNNNNNNNNNNNNNNNNNNNNNNNNNNNNNNNNNNNNNNNNNNNNNNNNNNNNNNNNNATGTGCGCCATAGTGGAAGGCCTGTTAATAAGTGGCCTGGGGCAGATTTGGACTCCCATGGGGAGTATCCTGCTCTGTGAAGCTTCTGTCTCTTCTTTAACCCACCTATTAAGTATAGTACACAGGTGGCTTATTAAACCCACTGTGTCAGACAACCACAGTACAAACTGATCATTCAACACTGCAATGACAAATACAACTACTTGCACTGGTGTTGCAATCCAAGTGGTTAATGTAATTTGCTATATCTTTACTCACGGTGCTTAAGTAGCTTGAAGTTTGATAAAATACTGCAGGGGTTCTTAAAGATTTTTATCTCTGGACCCAAATTTGACAGATTTAGTCTCAATCCAGGCTCATTAAAACAAGCTAGTACTCACCCACCAAACACAGACCAGCATTTTTCTCTATCGAGTTCCAAGTTGTAGTTTTATGAAAAACTGTACCTCAGCAGAACACCATATTCTGTCTCATATCTTTTAAGCTGAGTCCCCCCTGGCTCCACTTAGTTTTAGCATGGTGTTCTTTGTTTCTAACATCCACTTGCTGTTTTGTTGTCATTAACAGCAAAACTTCAACAAGTCTCCAATGAGCATGGGCCCTCGAGAGCTTGGCTACGGGCTCGATGATGATGAGCTGGACAGTGCAAGCAAGTAagtactgttgtttttttacctaTTGCCTCACAGTATTTGGTCACTAAAGCCATTTTCATGCTGATTGAAGTATGTATGTCATGTGTGTTCAGATGTGAGAACTTTTGCTGGCTGACATTCTGTTAAGAAAAGGTTGATAGCAGGTTCAAAGTTGCTTTTCCAAAGCGtttaaatcttttcttttaCTCATCATAATactgcccccaagtggacgTATTTAGTAACAACAGTAGTTGACAGAAATGTCACTAATGCACAGTAACTACTTCTTCAAAAGGAACTGGTTTTCACAGTGTctcacaataaaatatatatatatatttgatgctttctaaaaaaaactgttttcttttgaaGCAATACAGGAAACACTGTTTAaatctgcctgtctctgtgtcttccCAGGATCTCCTCAGAGGACAGCGGCGATGTTCCTTCGTACCTCGGGGACAGCGATGATTCCTACTCACTAGAACTCGACATAGACTCCTCCCGCTCAGGCCAGATGAACCTGCTGGAGGAAATCCTAGACTCTCTGAACACCACAACGGTGGAGCAAGGCAGGCTCAGCGCTGCCAAGAGCCTGGACTTCTTCAGGTCCATGGAAGAGTTGGACTACAAAGCCCTGGTACATAATAGAGACAGAGGAAGACCGGATTGTGAGAAGGCTTGTAACCATGCACAGGTTCAGAACTTATGGAAATAGGGCAGAGAGGcgtaattaatgttaattaggAGTATAAAACTGTCCAGATAGGTGAAGGTCATTGATGGATTAAGGGTAGATGGTTACAGATAGACAATCATGAAATCTGCATTGTccttcatgttttatttattttaaaaaagctggGCCCTTTAAATTAGTTAATTTCACTTTTTGTGCAAAGCATCTCTACTGTTATATCTATTAACCCTATCAGTCCACGGcccaaaacagtttttttttttttttttttttttcctgcaggaACAATTTACCTGCCTTGCAAAGTCTCTTATTAGCTTCAAATATGAATGTATTGCACAGCTTCAGGTTGACTAGTTGTATTAATTCAATTAAACTTGAATAATTGCCCTCAAGATTTATGATAGAACAGAAAAAAGAGTTTTTTGGTTCAACTGACTGAACCAAAAGTCCACACCTACTGAAGCATCATGACCAATAAAGGGAAAAGGCAGCTATGTAGCAAACTCTTTTCCAGACTTGTTCCCCCATGAAGTAGAATGGGACTCGACCAAACTTTAATGCTCACATGTTGCTTGGATTGCTATAACAACACACAAGGAGGGTTTACAGCCATGTATGACAGCTCATTTTGCTCATAAGGACCAGAGCTTTTCATATTGGTGTGCAGTGTGCAGAATGTTGGTGTTAAGATGCACAGGAACTACTGTTTTCACCCACAGACTTCAGGAGGGCAGATTTGATGACACGTAGGCCTCTTCACAAATTAGTTTAATAGCATTTCCTTGTTCCCTCTGTTCCAGAGCAAGCCCACACCTTCTGGCGAATGTAAACCTGCGGATGAGAGTGGCTGTGGTGGAGGCATGGATCAGGGAGGCTGGAATATGGGCCAGGATGACAGCGCAGTCCACGGAAAACACCTTCCCCCATCCCCGCGCAGACAGCCCAACAAGAGCAGCATGAAGGTGTCAAAGAAACCCGCGACAGCTCCTGCTGTGTCCATCATCACATCGACACCCTCAGCCCAGGACGCTGACATCTTCATGTCACATCCTCATCAACCCAGCTCTGACCTTCACACTCTACCTCTAGGGCGACAACCAGGAGACCGCTTCTCCTACTCGCCCTTACTGTCCCATAGAGTTACACCTATGCCACCATCTTCCAATCTCTCTCACACCTACAGTTCTCCAGCATCTGTTTCACACCCAAACTATTCTCCTGTACCAGCAGGCCGATCTCGGACCATCTCGGACCCCCAAGCCAGCACAGAGCTTCCTCAGGCCCAGAACCTGTCTTCCTCCACCAGCGTCCTAAGGAGGAAGGTGCTGTCCAAGGAGACAGTGAGGCACTACCAGGAAAAAGCCCTCCAGAGGCAGGGCAGCAAGGGCCGACAGGAGGGTCAAGGGAACCCGTCAAGGAACAGCCACTCAGCTATGCAGGTCCCGTGGGAGAAAGAGGTGTCCAAGGAGGGGCTCCTGGAGCTCGGCCTGTGTCTGGGTCAGGCTAAAGGCTCAGGGGCGGCTGTGGTGCAGGATCAAGGCCTCCTCGAGGAGATTGAGTCCATGTGTTGCCTCGGCTCAGTCCTCCACACCAGCCTGCAACTTTCACAGGTTCACTGCAACAACAGTCACCACCAGGTCCAGGGCAAAGCCACAGACGAGTCGTAGGGATGTCAAAGACCCAGCGTCTGTAAAATGCCACAGTTTCTACTGAAATCTATTCACTGTAGTTCCTCTATTACAGTTAGCTGCAGTCTCAGAGAGCATGATCGGTACTGAACCTTTTACTCTTGATGCTCAGCTATCAGGAAAAAATTGTGAACACATTTGATGTCATACAggcagaaacaaacaaatactcACAACCTCTAGAGCAGGAAACACGAAGAGATGAATAGGTGTCCTCTCATCTTCCGATGTTATTTCTGTGTAAAATAGAAGTCTATCAACAAAAGCGAAAACTTCTGCCAGTGTCTGTTTTCTTGcaattaatgtttttctttaaaaagactTGCAGTACATTCATTTGCATTGGAAACACGTTAAAATAATGGTACTACAGTGGCGGATTTTTTCATTTCCAGTGCAAGATAGGTGATTTTCCTCTGAGTGAATTGGGTACTCTGCTAAAATGACAAGTTAGGATTTTATAAAGTTTCACGTTCATAAAACAAGTGAATGATTTTGTGAACTGAGAGAGCAGcacttaaaaaacacaaacttgaGGCCATATTTTGAGATTTTTCTTGTGGTTTTGAGGTACCCTCCAACTTGTTTTAAATAGATATAACTTTATGAATTCaattacaaaaaagaaagactTGATCAGAAGAATACTTTAACATTGTTTTTACTGCTCATCATAGTATTTCAGTCTGTAATCATCTAAATTTATGGAcaactgtgtgttgttgtttttttcatcttgTAACATATTTTACCTGAAAGAAAAGACCCATAAATTATTTGGGTCAAATTTAAGTAGCCAACTAGTAATGGAggaattttcattttcttttagaaAAGATGTGAGTGCTTTGTTAGGATTAAAAAAGGGATGATGTCTTCTCAACACACTGTTATGTCAGTCTTAGACTTACTGTTCCAAACATTTTACAGGATCAAATTAAATTTCCACTTGTAGATTGAGTACTAAAAATCATTtgagcaaaaacaacaaagttagACAGGATTTTCCAGACACAAAGTCCACTTGGGCCTTTGAAACAAATTATACACTGTGtattatacatgttttttttatcaccaTGCCTTAAGTGGACATGTGATTTGCTTTTGATTCTCTGGTGTCTTAATCTATAGATACCATAACAGGTACTTTGGAATCAGAATCTCTGATACTCTCAGATCTTAAATGCAACAGTGAATAGTTCTTAGACAGCACTGTATTTCTCTGGATTAATAGAATAgttaatatatatgtatatgatgTGCTTTAAGCTGCTGTTTTTAATTGCATTCCAGATAATGAGATGTGCATGTAGaaacctctctctgtcctttccCTGTGTTCCTCAGGACACTTCTGTCACTCTGAAGAGTGATCTTAAAATGCCAGTGTCAGTGTTTCCACCATCATCACTCTTCCCCTAATGTTGTATCTCCTAATTTTTTGTCGTTACGTCCTTTCAGCACATCTAACTTTCACTCTCAACCTCAACAATATTTGGAATGGATGTGGAAAAGGTGAACTTTAAAGCATAAGGCCGGTGATATTCTGCATTTTCTTATTGTCTTATGAAACAAAGCGTTACTCCCTCTCACGATGCGTTCAAACTTCTTTCTGGACCAGTCCCCGAGCCCATTTCTTCCTACTGAAAATATCAAGTAGAGCACACacatattgtttaatttttagtttttaaaacacttttagcaaatgttactcaaacatgattaaataatgcatttgttGGTTTGTGGTCCTTTCGTATTATTTGTTCATATTAAGAAAGATATGCAATATCACCAGCTTTATCACATaactcagtgtgtttttctttctgtctgtctctgtcactctctgtCCTTGTAGGTTGGACTCACGCACTGTTATGTAATGCAGTGTTGATGATTGTACTGTAATGAAGCAATACGGTTCTCCTCGGAGAGTAGCTACATGGATGTAATGTGTACAGAGTCCAAAGTATTTCCATAACAGACTCTCCTGTGGAGAGAAACGCCGCGTCCAGAAATTGTGGGTTCCCATCATTCTCTGCCACAAACCtagaggaaagaagaaagcTTTTTCTTGTGCTTATGTTGGGATTATTACATTTATGGTTCGTTGTTCTTATGATTTATGGCAGACGCCAGTCGGTGTGGCAGTTTAATAGCAGCTATTTCTCTGCTTTTTGAGTGCTGCTCTGCGTTAACGATTTGCTCATAAAGTCTTTGGCGTGCTTCTAAAAGCCCAGGAATCAGTCCTAGTAATTccaaaaaggagagaaaaaaaaaaacatactccAGAACGAACTCTGCACTGGCCTTATTCAttgtaaacactttaaaaaacGTATTTACTatgcaaatatttaaattatcaAAAAAAGGTCAGTTCTCTTTAACAGTTATGACGTAAAAATGCACGATTctacttgaaaaataatcacaatCAAGCTAGTTTCTAGTGGGAGTAAGCCTCGTGTCCCTAAGTAAAAATATGAAAGTCTATTTAACTGTGTGTGAGCTGAGGTGTGTCCATGAGTGTTACTGACAGAATGGTGTGTATGGTGTGCCTTATACAGCAAGAGTACCACTCAGTATAATCAGAACAAGGTAAAGTATTATAGAAAGGAGGTGTATGCAATGTTTTTAGACCACCTTAAATCATTGGACGTTATGGTATTTATATgataaacagacacaaaacctgttttggtttttataaACTGGCCTGAAATGAACTTGGGTACTAGCATTGCTTTTatagctgttttgtttttgagtttcGGCTGCAGTCCAGCTGGAGTtactcagtgtttttctttgctgCGGTGGCCGGTGGGAATCTTCCTGCCTGTATTTAAGAGAACATCTCTGAATTTCTCTGGGTTATTTGACTTTTTGTAAATTAGGTACTTTCCTTGCTTGTACTAATAAATGGTTACATGTATAGTTTGTGCCCtctgttcttttctctttaaaaaaaaaacaaccttgaAGACTCATTCTGAGCTAACTATATTGAAAAACATTTCTCAGAGGAGTTTCTCTAGTTGATTTCATATTgatgaaaaattattttcaacTGAATAGACTGTATTTTTGCTGGCTTGAGTTTATTTTACATGGATAACATATGATTGGTGTTGTATGTTGTAGAAAATGATGACACCtaatatttgaatgttttagattttatttttggaagaaaaaaatagaatattaaCAAATGTCCCATGTAGCCTTTCATGTTCAGAAGCATTTGACACCTTCTAATCAAAATAAGCACATGGTACAATACTAATTGTTGTATCTGCATGTATGTACCTGTACATGTTGTATACTATGATTTTGTTAAGTTTAGTGTTACAGATGTGGTCTCTTCTGTtggtttaaatgtttatttcagtatttagcTCTTCCATCAAATTGAGAATGATGGAAATAACATTGGCCCTGCCTTGCATTGGGTGTCGTAAAGTTAAATGTCATCTGCCTTGCATTTTATGTAGAAGAAATAATCTCTACTTTACTGGTTACTGTAAATCTTATCCGTAGAGGTTTATGGGAAGAAATACTTGAGCGGTCAGCTGCTGTTAAGGGTGATATGAAAAGCTTAAGTGTCCCTCTTTTACCGTTTACACTAATGTTGTACAAGAATGAAGACATTGTCAGGGGATTGGCATTTCAGTGTCTGCAGGCTTGTGATAACTAAGCATACATGATTATCTGCTAACAATAGAGGGTAAAGTAATCAGTAAATATATAGTGAGCACATTTGTCCTGAAATTACtaatttggagtgagtgggAGGTGACAGATTATGTAGCAgcgtttactgaggtaatatgGAGTGAGAACACATGTTCaactttacaaattaattaaCATCACTTCCCCTTaactacacatttaaaaaaaaaaaattcagagtAGTGATGACCTTGGGCGCGTTAAAGTAACCAACTTTTTGTAATGATAATTAACTCTATTGCCATTTACTGATTTTCTGATTCTGTGCACACTTGCATGTTCTCATTGCAGAGAAAATGTCTTAAACACCTGAGGTCAATCTAATGTGCTATTCATGAGTAACttggtacaactgcacataatgTATGCACTGtgaactgaaaataaattatactGTTTCCTGCTTATGCATCTCTGGACTCATTTTTTATACCAAGAAGTCTGTATTCACATAGAACCACAATATGTGGCAAATTCACAGTTCAAAGAGAAGAATGCTTGTTTATTAaatagtactgtgtgtgtgtgtgtgtgtcagtacattggtttttaaaaaacacttgaaTAAAAACGCTAATCCTTACAGTAGAACCATACTGTTCCTAAATaaactttaatattttgtcaacattaaaaatacaacaaataaagtCAATTTGATTAACCAGCACATTTTCAATATACAGTTGCAgattaaatgtagaaataaaataaagtttaaaaaaaataatcaacaaaatCATCATTACACTATATACACTTGAAATTATGCTGCAGGCTAAGCCAGCCTAGAATATACTAAAACAATTCTCGACTAATGCAACTTGAAACCTTTCACTTAAAGGACTTTAATCACTACAGTATGACGAGGCCAGAGAGAATATTCCctgaacatgaaaaataaaattaggcTAATATTGGCAGCAACACAGCGtatagaaaacaaacacagacttaGAAAGGCATTTTCCTGTAAATACACATGGATGGAAGTTCTTCAACTTAAATGATGCATCTcgtgtttttctatatttttcttgttgCCGACAAATCCCACTGAAAACCAACAATGAGTTGATCCTGCTtacaagtattgtctgtgtagccaCAGCCTGCCATACTATAGCCTAGTGGTCGGCAAGAGGTGGCCCGCGAGCCAATGCTGGCCAGATttctttgatagcggcaaaaaaaaTTGCTGGGgcgaaacagatctcagtcatgacatcaaaagttactcacataatcacttcctcttaagtgattgtgcctacaaaataaaagtgcaagaaCACTTTTGCCACAGCACtgtatgttgtgtttaattgagctcttactttgaaaagttctgaaggaaattcataAGAGTCTTTGGCTTGCttaacacacctctgaaaaaaacgtcagaaaatgtgagattggattcccctgaatgagaaaagcAGGTATTTCCTCTGCCTGTAGATACTGAGGACATGAAAATAAGCATTGataggttgatgtggaccaatcgctaggatataggcctacacactcctgcacatgcttaattgtgagATGTAATACGATCTCTTcacaatcaatttgttgaaaaaggaagagaaaaatacTAGCGGCAAACAGGAGTCCTCTgcactaccaactgagctaatcacacacacacacacaaattattgGAATATAAATGGTCAATTAACGATGTTCTGGCCCACTatctaatgacttgaaaaaaatttggcttATTTGCCACCCCTGCTGTAGCCTATTCCTCTGTGTGCTAGAGCTTCATTGCTGtctaaaaactgttaaaaacacatcagagagCCACATCTTTACACTGGTTGACATGTTCCTTCACTACAATGATTCTGGgcactgtaatttattttgagaTAATCACCACAAACACCGTCCTGCTGCGGTAAATACTCACttgagcaccaaatgtgtattcatCCATGTCTGAAAATAGTCCTtcacaaatgcactatttacttctgtttgtgtaatgtttgctaaaaagtAGAGCTCAGGTGCTTAAAGGgaattactgagcctttttaaatgtttttaaatatttatgtccTCCGTAGGAAACAATGGGTTTTTGAGAGACGGACTAACACATCATTGGTTTTGattttttcatgggatttgttgataattataagaataataacaatatagaaTAATGCTCTCCTTATCCTTGAAAAACACTGATTTAAAGAcgatgtgttttgtgtgtcccAAATAGTGCTCACTGGTCCATCAATCCTAAAAATATGGATCAGACACAAACGCTCAGACAGACTCGATGCGTTCTGAACTCAAATCTTTTCATTTAGATGGATGTGCTGCTGGATGGTGAGGCCAGATGCAAAACATTGCAGGAAGATGGCTGACGCACAGGGAGATACAAATACCCAAAAAGGGTGTCACAAGATCTCATACAGTCTCCAGGCATGTGCATATGCAAgtgaagaaaaacagctgtaCTTTACAATGGAGGTACTATAAGGGGAAGACTATGTTCACAAATATTGCAAATATTCTGCAGAGTTCAGAAATCTTTTTAAGTAAGTAATACCTATATCTATTATCAGGTGTGTTTCTCACAGTAGCTCCTTCATTGCAACAAGCACCGCATTCTCACTCCGCATGTAAACACAGTCCAAACCTGCACCTCATATGAGTCTCTCCATTGGTGGCGGCTGGGTGATGCTCCACATCTCCACCCGTGATCCCTCCTTCTCCTGTCGGCTGGGACTGTAGGTGCCGTGGGTGGCACGGCGATTAAGCGCCATCACCAGGCTGATGGAGGTGAGGATAAGAATGAGTAGCAGGACGATGGACCCCAGACTGATGGACAgtaagaggtcagaggtcaaacccTCAGAGGTCAActggagggaaggagggaaagAGACAGAATCAGGTAGTAGGTGAACAttttaaactgctgttttgGTTAAAAGAATCTCATACATGAATTgtatttctgtgtctctctcacacacagacacactcttctcctctgctcactgctttacactaCACCAGGCGCTCCACGGGCACTGCCAAAGTGCTGATGGATGTGTTTCCCAGCTCAGCAGGTGGGTTGCAACCACCAGGAGCCTCGAGTTGCTGTAGACTGAAACCTCCCTCCGTCTGCCGCATCTCTCGCAGCTTGGCTACGGCCAGCGCCAGCCCCAGCGTCACCGCTATCGCCAAGCCAACCAGACACAGTGCCAACACTGCAGCCAACCAAGAGCTGTGTGGAGCACGCGCCGTCTGTGgaggatcacacacacacacacacacacacacacacaagggcaAGATGCTGCCTGATGATCCCATTAGCACATAGGGCCTACACAGCGAACACCACCAGAAACACACCAAAATTAgctcatacagacacacacaattctTTTCGAGTGGGAAGAAAAGCTGCTTTACATGAAGCGTCTGAAGGTGTTTTAGTGACCTGTGAAACTTGCTaagattaatttttttaacttacagTCCCGTCGCTCTTTGATCATCACACACCAACCACAtcagcacacacaaaaagcttCACTACCAACCAGAAACACAATTACCCTGCATGCAAACACAGATATTTGACCTCACAAGTCAAACCCAGTGAATCAAGGCGAATCAAAGCTTCCAGTGCAGCAGGTGAATACATTTGTTAACAATCATTAACGAGCAGCAGGAGACGGAGCAGCGGTTGCACTTCACATCACATCAGTTCTGGTCGGTGTGATAGCTGTGACACTTGGAGTGGCTGCTACAGGGTTACCAACAGCACAACAGTTTTAGGTATCACTCAATTACGCTTACAGTTTTGGCTGAACCTGTCAGGTTCCACAAGACTATGAAAAAGAAATCTCAGAAGTCAGCAAACTTTACACTGAGCAATCAACATGGAAACATCATTCtaataaaaatacaaccatCCATATCCTGAGGCAAAAAATAACTTGTGCTCTATGCTGTAGACATTACACTTTCTTTCCCTTGCTACAGGTTCTTTGTTCACTCCTGGAAAGTGCTTACctgtcactgcagcacagtTGGCTGTCAGAGCAAGTGTGACACAAGTGAGCCAGAGCAGCCTGCAGCCAGGACCCGCCATCAGTCACCgactgccacacacacagacatggagaTGTCTAGCTAACCAGTCTCTAAGGTACACAGTAAGGCCACCCTGAAGCCTCGGCAGagcagctacacacacacagagacggCAGCAATGCTTCCTTGCTGTCAGCACTATCAACctgctctgtatgtgtgtgtatatacatatatatatatatatatatatatatatatatatatatatatatatgtatatgtgtgtgtgtgtgtgtgcgcctgtcAGATAAGCTGCCCTCATATGTTTCTGTGAAGCAGACCGAACTCCTGTGAATGCCACCAGCTCTCTGCTGAAACTGCACTTCAGCGCCAGAtgctgtttttttgctggtgaggcacatttctccctctctgcttctcGCGCTCTCAAAGGATGGCCACATCAGTGCCGACACTGAAAAACTGCTTCCCATTCCCCCTCTTTCCTCACTATTACCTGTGCTTGCaaaggagacacacacacacatacatactcacAGACTTAAAAAATACGAGATGGAAAAGAGGAAGCAGGTGTATGAGAGAGGAGTGCAACTGT
This genomic window from Micropterus dolomieu isolate WLL.071019.BEF.003 ecotype Adirondacks linkage group LG05, ASM2129224v1, whole genome shotgun sequence contains:
- the LOC123971036 gene encoding uncharacterized protein LOC123971036, whose amino-acid sequence is MSMGPRELGYGLDDDELDSASKISSEDSGDVPSYLGDSDDSYSLELDIDSSRSGQMNLLEEILDSLNTTTVEQGRLSAAKSLDFFRSMEELDYKALSKPTPSGECKPADESGCGGGMDQGGWNMGQDDSAVHGKHLPPSPRRQPNKSSMKVSKKPATAPAVSIITSTPSAQDADIFMSHPHQPSSDLHTLPLGRQPGDRFSYSPLLSHRVTPMPPSSNLSHTYSSPASVSHPNYSPVPAGRSRTISDPQASTELPQAQNLSSSTSVLRRKVLSKETVRHYQEKALQRQGSKGRQEGQGNPSRNSHSAMQVPWEKEVSKEGLLELGLCLGQAKGSGAAVVQDQGLLEEIESMCCLGSVLHTSLQLSQVHCNNSHHQVQGKATDES